The Vigna angularis cultivar LongXiaoDou No.4 chromosome 6, ASM1680809v1, whole genome shotgun sequence genome contains the following window.
ttacgtgatacgattcggtcacacttgccgagggttaaacaagtctgtggcgccgttttcggtgttcataaatttgtcatcatggacaaagtggaagaagttgacgaagtggacgaagttgacgaagttgacgaagttgacgaagttgacgaagaagaagaagaagaagaagaaaaagaaggaccacgaagtggaagaagttgaagaagttgacgaagtggatgaagtggacgaagttgacggagtggacgaagtcgacgaagaagaagaagaagaagaaggaacacgaagttgaagaagtggaggaagttcaggaagttgacgaaatggaagatgttcatgaagtggacgaagtaaacgaagttgacgaagtggaggaagttgaggaagttaacggaggggacgaagttgacgaagtggaccaagtggacgaagtggacgaagtttacgaagatgacgaagttgacgaagtggacggagttgacgaggttgacgaagtggacaaagttgatgaagtgaacgaaatggacggagttgacgaggttgacgaaggagacgaagttgacgaagttgatgaaatggaagaagttgacgaaatggacgaagttgatgaagtggacgaagcggacgaagcggacgaagcggacgaagtggacgaaggggacgaagttgacgaagtggacgaagaagaagaagaagaagaagaaaaagaaggaccACGAAGTGGTAGAAGCTGAAGAAgttgacggagtggacgaagtggatgaaatggacgaagttgaccaagtggacgaagttgacgaagtggacgaagaagaagaagaagaaggaacacaaagtggatgaagttgtcgaagttgacgaagtggaggaagttgaggaagttgacgaaattgaaGATGTTcacgaattggaggaagtggacgaagtaaacgaagtagacgaagtgaaggaagttgaggaagttaaTGGAGtggacgatgttgacgaagtggtcgaagtggacgaagttgacaaagatgacgaagttgacgaagtgaacgaagtggacgaagttgacgaggttGACAaggttgacgaagttgacgaacatGACGatgtggatgaagtggacgaagtggacgaaatggacgaaatggacgaagtggacgaagttatggaagttgacgaagttgaggaatttgacgaaatggaagaaggtgacgaagtggacgaagttgacgaagtggacgaagaagaagaagaggaagaagaaaaagaagaagaagaaggaacatgaagtggacgaagttgactagTTGACGATGTTGACAAAGTTGccgaacttgacgaagtggacaaagttgacgaagtggacgaagtggacgaattagacgaagttgaggaacttGACGAAGCTGAAGAATTTGTCGAAGTtgatgaaatggaagaagttcacgaagtggacaaagttgacgaagttggcgaagttggcgaagttgacgaagttggcgaagttgacgaagttgatgaagtaggcGAAGTTgatgacaaagttgacgaagtggaggaagtggacgacattgacgaagtggatgaagtggacgaagttgacgaagttaaggaaattgatgaagtggaagaagttgacgaagttgacaaagttgacgaagtggaggaagtggacgacgttcacgaagtggacgaagttgaggaagttgtcGAAGTTGAGGAAattgacgaaatggaagaagttgacgaagttgacgaagtggatgaagtggacgaagtggacgtcgttgacgaagtggacgaagaaaacaaagaagaagaagaagaaaaagaagaagaagaagaagaagaagaagaagaaaaagaagaagaaggaacacgaagtggacaaagttgacgaagtcaacgaagtggacgaagtggaggaagtagaggaagttgaggaagttaacggagtggacgaagttgacaaagtggacgaagtggacgaagttgacgaagatgacgaagttgacgaagtgaaccaagtggacgaagttgacgaggttgacgaagtgaaggaagttgacgaattggaggaagtggaaaaagtggacaaagtggacgaagtagacgaatttgaggaagttgaggaagtcgaagaagttgaggaagttgacgaaatggaagaagttgacgaagtggatgaatttgatgaagtggacgaagtggacgaaggggaggaagcagacgaagtggaagaagaagaagaagaattagaaggggaagaagaaaaagaagaagaagaaggaacacgaagtggacgaagttgactagTTGATAATGTTGACGAAGTTGCcaaactggacgaagttgacgaagtggacgaatcgtaggaagaagaagaagaagctgcagaagatgaagaagaagaagaaaaggaagaagaagaagaaggaacacgaagtggaagaagatggcgaagttgacaaagtggacgaagttgacgaagatgacgaagtgaacgaagttgacaaagttgacgaagtggatggaGTGGACGATCtaaacaaagtggaagaagttgacgaaagTTGAGGAAGTAAACggagtggacgaattggacgaagttgacgaagatgacgaagttgacgaagtgagcgacgttgacgaagttgaggaacttgacgaagttgatgaaatggaagaagtggacgaagtgcacaaagtggacgaagtggacaaagttgacgaagtggacgaagttgacaaagttgacgaagtggaggaagtggacgaagtggacgaaatggaagaagtggacgaagtggacgaatttgacgaagtggacgaagtggacatagttgacgaagttgacgaagtggacgaagaggacgaagtggataaAGAGGACGAAAAGGAtgaagaggacgaagttgacgaagtggacatagttgacgaagtggacgaagaggacgaagtggacgaagaggacaaagtggatgaagtggacgaagaggacgaagtggacgatgtaaCGCCCCTTAATAAGATGTTACTTAAAATAGATCAAACTACAAACGTTTAAAACATTCTCGTCCAAAtacagatttattttttttttatgcggcAGCAAAGCATTACTTATTATATGTTCTTACATCATATTGAAAACACATATTATTTGTCTTTTACAACGATAAAAATTAAACACGCCGATAAATAGCAACTTAAAGAAAATCCCAGACAAGTTTTATTTCCCAGCACTCTTGTTGAGCTACTCCATTCCAGTAACATCTGCAATATCATCtgctcccgtacaagtacgatcattgCAGGTGGAAACCAaaaccacaacatgcaagggtgagcaacgagaaatatcatattatacacagatcatacaacaaaaaaaatcacaataacATATATTGACGCGAAAAATATCACCACAATCTATCCTTTCAATAATTCAATGTcgttttctttgtattttcgtCATCACCTCCTGTTCTCAATAACAGTCGATAATCCTCTGGGGAAAACCAATCCTTCTTCACATTTCGTCCTCACAACCTGCTCTCAATAGCGGTATGAAAATCGTCTCCCATCGTAACTTCATACCTGTCTTCCctgactcctcaaggactaacgagtaaacaCATTGGTACTACGCGTACAAATGCACTATACTCagcacgagccgaagtcatggGCGAGACAATCACCTACTCACGTAGAAGAAAGTGATACTCAAATTTCTGATCTTCAAATCTATAATCGTATCGAATTTCTCacaccttttcttttttttttttttacaaaagaacAAGTAAATTAACTTAATCTACTATATGATTGCCAACGAACTTAATTAATCACGCTCGATCACAATCTGATACATGTTCTCATTAACATGTATTACTCGACAGTAATTGTACTCGATTACTAACTCATACATgttctcaataacatgtataaaaccAACAAAAATATAGACCACaaaaaaataaccaacaattctcaaaaaatattttaaaatacattttctttttaacccCAAAATTTACTAATTTCACATCCCTGTccagaaattaaaatttctggCTCACCTCCTGAAATTACTAAGTTCACACCCCCTGTCCAGAAAACAGAATTTCTGGTGCACCCccaaaaattattaagtttatacCCCGTGTCCAGAAAACAGAATCTCTAGCGCACCCCCtgaaattattaagtttatacCCTGTGTCCAGAAAACAGACCTTCTGGCGCACCCCCTGAAATTACCAAGTTCATACCCCTATCCAGAAAACAGAATTTCTGGTACACCCCCagaaattattaagtttatacCCCGTGTCCAGAAAACAAAATTTCTGGCGCACCCCCTGAAATTACCAAGTTTACACCCCCTGGTTTTTCCTAAGCTCAGTCTTCTTCCTAACCCACTTACTCACTCATTTCTTCCActaaaaggaagagaaaactcACCCCTTCACACCTCATACACTCTACATTTAGAGTGTAAGAAGGTACCCCACATGGAAACCATAAAAACATAACttgaaaaattacaaatataacaaGGAAACACATATTAAAGGTATACCCCATGcaaaacatatatcaaaattataccTCATGCAAAACATATCAAGCTATACCCCAAGAAAACATATGTCAAAGTTATACCCCATGCAACCCATATATCAAGTTATAaccaagaaaaatatatatcaaagttatacCCCATGCAAAACATATATCACGCTATACCCCaagaaaacatatatcaaagttatactCCATGCAACAACCCaagaaaacatatatcaaagttatacCCCATGCAACACATATATCATGCTATACCCCaagaaaacatatatcaaagttatacCCCATGCAACACATATATCAAGCTATACCCTTTTCAAATATATACCCATTCCCACCATTCACCAAATCACAACTAAATAAAGCAAGGCAAGCTCCCCTTACTTCTTGTTGTAGaaattttctagagttttcttTGATGTCAATGAAATGACCACAAGCTTCTCTCCTCTTGATGTACCCCAAAGTCACTCCACCTTCTTGGATCCTCTTTGAAACTCCACTAAGAGTAGAAGAACAAAGTCTCTACACCTCTCTTACTagtgttctgtttttttttttttttggtgtaaGAATAGTAGCAAATGTTTTTCTCTGACTCACAAATTAAGCTAATTAAAAGCCCCTCCTCTCTTTTACAATCAACTTCagactaaaaaaaaataatgtccacaacaaaacaacaataagGTGAGTCCCTCCTATGCCTCCAAAGTCTTTGCAAATATTTCTTTGCTCACTACAAACCCAAACATATCAGACACGGGTTTTGTTTTTTCACAAAACCACCTCTCCAATCCCATGCAAAAGCACATAATACCAAACTATTAAAGgaggaaaaaaaacaaatacactACCTTCTCCGTGAACAACCATTCCTAGAGTTACAAAAAAATTCTAACTTATTCtcactttaattttttctagATCTAACTATGCATGGaagaaacaagaaagaaaagaaaaaaaaacaaaaaagaacaaCCCCTTCTGCATAATTCACGTTCACAAGACAAGATCAAcatttcctttttttctctttcctacaTCATGTGGGCCACACATGTCAACCAATCATAAAAATGGAAATTGTAAAGCTAAGAAGTGTCTGGATAAGAATCGAACTAATGTTCTCTAACATCAATATATATGCACTGACCACTACACCATTtcaaatttgttgataatttaatGCAAACAATGTTACTTAAGCcttatttcatataaatttcgaaaattaagtataaaaactaatattaactaatttttattcactttctcaATACTTTCTACAAACCAATACATACTACACTTAAATATTTAGGATCACaaccagaaaataaaataaaatagaaaatttttatatttttctatggatcttacattctccccaactccaaaaattttcgtcctcgaaaatctAAGGTAGTACTTCAAACAAATGGGGGTATTCTTTTCTCATAAAATCCTCTAGCTCCCAAGTCATCTCTTGAGTTATCTCGTTCCAAAGTACTTTCACAGTACAAATTTTCTTTCCCCGAAGTTCTTTTGTCtgaacttctaacacccttactGGCCTAGCTTCTACAATGAGATCTTCACGCACTTGAATGTCCTCTGCTTCCAAGACATGAGTGGGATCATAGACATACTTCCTCAGTTGCGATACATGGAATACATTATGTAGATTTGCTAACTGCGGAGGTAATGCTACTTCGTATGCTACCGGTCCAATTTTTCTCAGAATGTCATAGGGTCCGAGAAACTTTGGTGACAATTTCCTTGACTTGATAGCCCTACCCACGCCTGTCACCGGTGTTACCCGCAGAAACACATGATCTCCTTCGCTAAACTCAAGTGGCCTTCTCCTCTGATCCGCATACGACTTCTGCCTGCTTTGAGTTGTTCTCATCCTCTCTTGAATCAACCTTACCTTCTCAGTAGTTTGTTGTAACAACTCAAGACCTATCACTATAGCTTCTCCatcctgaaaccaacacaaaGGAGTCCGACATCTTCGCCCATACAAATCTTCAAAAGGTGTCATTCCGATGCTAGAGTGATAACTATTGTTGTAAGTAAACTCCACCAACGGTAGGATCTCGCTCCAACCTCCCAGATGATCCAAGACATAAGTCCTCAACAAGTCTTCCAGCGATTGAATAGTCCTTTCAGTCTGTCCATCTGTTTGAGGGTGATACGCTGAGCTCATCCTCAACCTTGAACCCAAAGCCTCTTGCAACAATTTCCAAAACCTTGAGGTAAACCTTGGATCCCGATCTGAGACAATGCTATTAGGCAcaccatgcaatctcactatttcccGAATATACAGCTCCGCTAACTTCTCCATTGACATCCTTAGGTTGATTGGCAAAAAGTGAGCACTCTTCGTCAAACGATCAACTATTACCCAAATGGAATCATGACCCTTTGATGACCTCGGTAAGTGAGTTACAAAATCCATCGagatgctatcccatttccattgGGGAATATCTAACTGCTGTAACATTCCACCCGGCCTTTGATGTTCTATCTTTGCCTTCTGACATACCAAACAAGAAGCCACAAACTCTACCACATccttcttcattccatcccaccAAAAGGACTCTTTCAAGTCTTTATACATCTTGGTCATTCCCGGATGTATACTTAGATTGCTCTTATGCCCTTCCTCAAATATCAGTCTTTTCAACTCAGGTTTTGCTGGAACACACACTCTTCCCTGAAAGCGAAGTATGCCATCACTACTCAAAGCAAAGTCTTTAACCTGGTCAATCCCCAACTTCTTCACAATACGCTGAAGCTCCTGATCTATTTCTTGTTCTGCCTTCACTTGTTCTAAGAACTCACTCGTGATTTTTAGATGACTGCACCACAAATGACCTTGTCCTAAATGCATGCCAAGGTTCAAGTCTCGCAACTTCTCTATCAGCTCCAactctttgatcatcaaggcaGACATCTGAACACGCTTCCTACTCAGAGCATCAGCAACAACGTTTGCTTTTCCAGGATGATATTGCAGCTCAAAATCGAAGTCTTTCAGATATTCCATCCACCTCCGTTGCCGCATATTTAATTCCTTTTGATCAAACAAGTATTTCAGACTTTTATGATCGCTAAAAACCTGAAAACTCGCCCCATACAAATAGTGTCGCCAAGTCTTCAATGCAAACACCACTACCGCCAATTCTAAATCATGCGTCGGATAGtttctttcatgattttttAACTAACGAGATGCGTACGCCACTGGTCTTCTAAGCTACATCAAAACACAACCTAAACCTTGATATGATGCATCACAATACACTTCAAAAGCCTTGCTTGTGTCTGGAATAATCAGTACTGGAGCAATTGTTAATCTCCGTTTCATCTCCTCGAAACTAGCTTCACACCGATCTGTCCAAACAAACGGTTGGTCCTTCCTTGTCAACTGTGTTAAAGGACCCACTATCTTGGAGAATCCCTTAACAAACTTCCGATAATAACCTGCTAGTCCAACAAAACTTCTTACTTTGGTCACCGACGAAGGACGTTCCCACTTCAACACTGCTTCAACCTTGTCTGGATCTACAGAGATTCCTTGAGCACATACCACATGGCCGAGAAATTGAACTTCATCCAACCAAAATTCACACTTCGACAGCTTTCCATACAACTGATGTTCCCTTAGGATTTCTAATACCGTTCGCAGATGTTCAGCATGCTCCTCTCGGTTCCTAGAGTATATAAGGATGTCGTCAATGAATAGTACGACAAACTGATCCAAGCAAGAACGAAAAATAcgattcatgtaatccatgaaaaTAGCTGGAGCATTCGTTACACCGAAAGGCATTAcaacatactcgtagtgtctgTAGCGTGAGCGGAATGCTGTTTTCTGCACATCCTCAGGCTTGACAAGGATTTGATGATACCCCGATCGCAAATCTATCTTTGAAAACACCCCCACACCTTTCAACTGGTCTAATAAATCATCGATCCTTGGCAAAGGgtacttattttttatagtaaccTTGTTTAGCTGCCTATAATCCACACACAACCTCGAGcttccatctttcttcttcactagTAATACAGGCGCACCCCACGGTGACACACTGGGCCTTATAAACTTCTTCTCTAGTAAATCTTCTATCTGATTCTTCAACTCGGTTAATTCTGCAAGAGCCATACGGTATGGAGCCATTGATATTGGCCTTGTTCCTGGCAGCAAATCAATTGTAAATTCCACCTCTCGACTCGGTGGCAATCCTGGAACCTCTTCCGGAAACACATCTGCATACTCTTCTACTACGAGGATTCCACTGATTTGTTCGTTTGTGTTTTCCTTTTGCTCTTTCACCATCACTGCAAAACAGACAGCTCCATCCTTGAGATCCTACAACACCTCTTTTGATTTTGACATTTCAACACCTTCTTGTTCTTAGAAAATCACCTTCTGATGTCCATAGTCGATCAGCACACGATTATCAgctaaccaatccattcccaagaTCACATCCAAACCCTCAAGCGGTAGGCACACCAAGTTGACCTTGGACTTGCGTCCTTCCACTTCAATCGGACACCCAACACAGACTGAACTGGTTGAAACTTGTCCGGATGCTGGAGTGGAGACTATAAGCTCACACCCCAAATCAAACATAGAGAGACCAAGATTCTCCACACATAACAAAGAAATAAACGAGTGTGTTGCACCcgaatcaaacaaaacaatcacAGTTTTGTCAAACAAAGAACAAGCATCAAGTATCAAATTACCTGACTTCTCAGCTTCAGCCCCTGACATAGCAAAAACCCTGCCTGACGCTTGCGGCTTTCCAACATTGACAGTTTTCTGAGGCACTCCACCGGATGTCTTCCTTTGGGGACAATCACGAGAAATGTGTCCTGGCTTATTGCATGTGAAACATACCCTCACTTCCTTTTTGACGTCCACAAGCTTGGGATAGTTCCTTCTAAGATGATTTCCACCACACTCAAAGCATGTCAGGATCCCCAAACTGAACGGTGCTGGTCTCTCATAAGGCTTCTTTTGAGGCTTTCCTCTGGAGGAACTTCCTTTCTCAATTCTCATTACTCGTCCTTTTTCTTCCATTCCTTCCACCACTTTAGCCTGCTCCACTAGCTCAGGAAAATGATTAATTTTCAAAAGGACCAGGGCTTTAGGAAGATTGTGGCGCAAGCCTCTCTCAAAATTTCTACACTTCCATTCCTCGCTCACATTCTGAGTATAGAATCGAGCAAAATATTCGAACCTCTCCTTGTAAGCCTGCACTGACATATTCCCTTGTTGCAAGGTCAAGAATTCAGCCTCTCGCTCCATTTTTGCATTGACAGGAAAGTACCTCTCCAAGAATTTGAATCTGAAGTCCTCCCAAATGGCGACTTCTCCCCTAGCATCCATCCCCATCCGAAGACCGCGCCACCAGTATTCTGCCACCCCAGCTAACATGTAAGTAGCAAAAACAAGCTTCTGAGCCTCAGAATAGTCAATCGCATCGAAAATCTTCTCATTACAACAGATCCAGTCGTCTGCCTCATCTGGAGTGGCCTTCCCATTGAACTTGACAGGATTGTACTGCAAGAAATCATTCATACCCACACGCGGCCTAACAGCTTGGTCAACATGTTGCTCTTGCTGCCCCTGCAGCACCAGAGAAATTTCTCGAAGAGCCTGTACGAGATCAGCAGTAGCATTGATAGGAGTAGGAGTTCTTCCCCGTCTCGACATCctctatcatttttttaaaaaaaacaaatggatAAGAAAATTGTCACACAATCATTcaaatctacaaaaaaaaaagaactagtCGAGCTCACTCCCCAAGGCCctaaaagatttttcaaaaaccaaggctctgataccaaaatTGTAATGCCCCTTAATAAGATGTTACTTAAAATAGATCAAACTACAAACGTTTAAAACATTCTCGTCCAaatacagattttttttttatgcggaaGCAAAGCATTACTTATTATATGTTCTTACATCATATTGAAAACACATATTATTTGTCTTTTACAACGATAAAAATTAAACACGCCGATAAATAGCAACTTAAAGAAAATCCCAGACAAGTTTTATTTCCCAGCACTCTCGTTGAGCTACTCCATTCCAGTAACATCTGCAATATCATCtgctcccgtacaagtacgatcattgCAGGTGGAAACCAaaaccacaacatgcaagggtgagcaacgagaaatatcatattatacacagatcatacaacaaaaaaaatcacaataacATATATTGACGCGAAAAATATCACCACAATCTATCCTTTCAATAATTCAATGTcgttttctttgtattttcgtCATCACCTCCTGTTCTCAATAACAGTCGATAATCCTCTGGGGAAAACCAATCCTTCTTCACATTTCGTCCTCACAACCTGCTCTCAATAGCGGTATGAAAATCGTCTCCCATCGTAACTTCATACCTGTCTTCCctgactcctcaaggactaacgagtaaacaCATTGGTACTACGCGTACAAATGCACTATACTCagcacgagccgaagtcatggGCGAGACAATCACCTACTCACGTAGAAGAAAGTGATACTCAAATTTCTGATCTTCAAATCTATAATCGTATCGAATTTCTCacaccttttcttttttttttttttacaaaagaacAAGTAAATTAACTTAATCTACTATATGATTGCCAACGAACTTAATTAATCACGCTCGATCACAATCTGATACATGTTCTCATTAACATGTATTACTCGACAGTAATTGTACTCGATTACTAACTCATACATgttctcaataacatgtataaaaccAACAAAAATATAGACCACaaaaaaataaccaacaattctcaaaaaatattttaaaatacattttctttttaacccCAAAATTTACTAATTTCACATCCCTGTccagaaattaaaatttctggCTCACCTCCTGAAATTACTAAGTTCACACCCCCTGTCCAGAAAACAGAATTTCTGGTGCACCCccaaaaattattaagtttatacCCCGTGTCCAGAAAACAGAATCTCTAGCGCACCCCCtgaaattattaagtttatacCCTGTGTCCAGAAAACAGACCTTCTGGCGCACCCCCTGAAATTACCAAGTTCATACCCCTATCCAGAAAACAGAATTTCTGGTACACCCCCagaaattattaagtttatacCCCGTGTCCAGAAAACAAAATTTCTGGCGCACCCCCTGAAATTACCAAGTTTACACCCCCTGGTTTTTCCTAAGCTCAGTCTTCTTCCTAACCCACTTACTCACTCATTTCTTCCActaaaaggaagagaaaactcACCCCTTCACACCTCATACACTCTACATTTAGAGTGTAAGAAGGTACCCCACATGGAAACCATAAAAACATAACttgaaaaattacaaatataacaaGGAAACACATATTAAAGGTATACCCCATGcaaaacatatatcaaaattataccTCATGCAAAACATAT
Protein-coding sequences here:
- the LOC128197508 gene encoding uncharacterized protein LOC128197508, giving the protein MSRRGRTPTPINATADLVQALREISLVLQGQQEQHVDQAVRPRVGMNDFLQYNPVKFNGKATPDEADDWICCNEKIFDAIDYSEAQKLVFATYMLAGVAEYWWRGLRMGMDARGEVAIWEDFRFKFLERYFPVNAKMEREAEFLTLQQGNMSVQAYKERFEYFARFYTQNVSEEWKCRNFERGLRHNLPKALVLLKINHFPELVEQAKVVEGMEEKGRVMRIEKGSSSRGKPQKKPYERPAPFSLGILTCFECGGNHLRRNYPKLVDVKKEVRVCFTCNKPGHISRDCPQRKTSGGVPQKTVNVGKPQASGRVFAMSGAEAEKSGNLILDACSLFDKTVIVLFDSGATHSFISLLCVENLGLSMFDLGCELIVSTPASGQVSTSSVCVGCPIEVEGRKSKVNLVCLPLEGLDVILGMDWLADNRVLIDYGHQKVIF